The genomic region CACCACCCCGCCCGTGGAGGGCGAGTCCGGCAGCCCGTCGGCCTTGAACAGTGCATGCGCCACGTCGATCCGCAGCCCGTCCACACCTTTGTCGAACCAGAAGCGCAGCACGCCGTCGAAGTAATCGCCGACGGCGGGATTGCGCCAGTTCCAGTCCGGCTGCCCGGCCGAGAACAGGTGCAGGTACCAGTCCTTGTCCGTCGCCGAACCCGGACTCGCGCGGCTCCAGGCCCGGCCGCCGAACACGCTCTGCCAGTTGTTCGGCGGCATGTCGTTGGTTGAATCGTCGGCAGCTGAGCCGTCCGCGTCCGCGGCGTCAGACGCAATGCCGACGCCGCCGTCGTCGGACATGCCCAGTGGACCCGGCACAAAGTGGAACATGTCCCGCTCCGGCGAGCCCGGGCCGGCCCCGAGGGCCGCCTGGAACAGCGGGTGCTCCGAGGAGCAGTGGTTGGGGACGACGTCGAGCAGGATCCGCAGGCCCAGCGCGTGCGCGTTGGAAAGCAGAACATCGAACTGTTCCATGGTGCCGAACAGCGGGTCCACGCCGCAGTAGTCGGTCACGTCGTAGCCCTGGTCCACCTGCGGGGAGGGCTGGAACGGGGTCATCCAGATGCCGTCGACGCCGAGGGACGCGATGTAGGGCAGCCGGGCGATGAGCCCGGCGAGGTCGCCCACGCCGTCGCCGTCGCCGTCGGCGAAGGAGCGCGGGTAGACCTCGTAGATGACGGCGGACTGCCACCAGTCGGCGGCCGGCGCAAGAGCGGTCCCCTCCACAGGTCCAGACAGAGAGATCATTTGCTCGCGCCCGCGGTGAGGCCTTCGACGATCCGCCGCTGGAAGATCAGCACCATAATGACCAACGGTACGGTGACGATCACGCCGGCGGCCATCTGCTCGCCGAAGGGCGCCTGGAATTCGGTGGCGCCGGTGAACTTGGAGATCGCCACGGTGGCGGTCTGGATTTTGGGGTCGTTGATCATGGACAGCGCGATGATGAATTCGTTCCAACTGTGGATGAAGGTCAGGATCGCGGTGGTGAAGACGCCCGGCGCGGCGAGCGGCAGCAGCACCCGGCGGAACGCCTGCCACTTGGTGCAGCCGTCGATCATCGCGGCTTCCTCGAGGTCGAACGGCAGGGCCTTCATGAACGTGGTGAGGTTCCAGACCGCCAGCGGGATCGCGAAGGACAGGCTGGGGACGATCATCGCCTGGTACGTGTTGATCCAGCCGAGGTCCGTGAAGAGGCGCAGCAGCGGCACCACCACGGAGATGCCGGGGAACATCGACGTCGCGATGATCACGCCCAGGATCACCGACTTGAAGCGGAAGTTCAGCCGGGAGATCGCGTAGGCGGCGAAGACGCCGAGGAGCAGCGCGAACGCCGTGGTAGTGCCGGCCACGATCAGGGAGTTCAGCAGGGCCTGTCCGAACATGGTGGAGCCGTCGAACACCTTGGCGTAGTTCTCCAGCGAGAACGGAGCCGGCAGCAGGGTGTTGTCGAAAATGTCGGCGGTGCGGCGGAGGCTGGAGACCAGCATCCAGTAGAAGGGCGCCAGGCAGTAGGCGAAGATCAGCGCCAGGCCCAGATACACCGAGTAGGAGCGCCAGGTGCGCTGGGTTTTCGGTTTTCCGGAATGGCCGACGGCGGTGCTTGCGTCGGGCGCGACGGCGCCGGAGGCGATCGGTGCACCAGAGGAGGTGGCGGCGTTGCGGAGGTCGGAGATGGTCATCGGGTGGCCTCGGCCTTCTGGGTGGTTGCCTTGGTGCGGGACTTCTTCGAGATCAGCTTCAGTTCTTTGGCACCGGTGACGTCGGCGCCGAGCACCTTCACGAACACGATCGCGACGACGGCGACGTAGAGGAAGAGCATGATCGCGAACGCGGAGGCGGAGCCGTAGCGGAGCTGGTTTGATTCATCCCAGGCCAGCATGGAGAGGGTTTCCACGGATTCCTTGCCGG from Arthrobacter sp. NicSoilB8 harbors:
- a CDS encoding carbohydrate ABC transporter permease, translating into MTISDLRNAATSSGAPIASGAVAPDASTAVGHSGKPKTQRTWRSYSVYLGLALIFAYCLAPFYWMLVSSLRRTADIFDNTLLPAPFSLENYAKVFDGSTMFGQALLNSLIVAGTTTAFALLLGVFAAYAISRLNFRFKSVILGVIIATSMFPGISVVVPLLRLFTDLGWINTYQAMIVPSLSFAIPLAVWNLTTFMKALPFDLEEAAMIDGCTKWQAFRRVLLPLAAPGVFTTAILTFIHSWNEFIIALSMINDPKIQTATVAISKFTGATEFQAPFGEQMAAGVIVTVPLVIMVLIFQRRIVEGLTAGASK